The Flavobacterium faecale genome has a segment encoding these proteins:
- a CDS encoding T9SS type B sorting domain-containing protein produces MNKNFYQVVIFSVVLFCVSFSVVGLPIKGVSAKSIGNTVKESVDDLLPPLAPVANTPVYYCQNATAVALTATPDTGNTLIWYGTSATGGTPSATAPTPSTTTVGSFFYYVSQTDGATESPRTQITVNVVADNGAIILGLTCDASQIAAADKASSVFFDWENNSLISNTYNYTYSIQGGSPVSGSIIVSHLQVFGMLPGQSATMTLTSATHPCVPAQTLTCSVPCGAILIAPDFASIAALCSGDVAPALGTTSPNGIVGTWSPAVVSNTQSGTYVFTPNANQCASSQSLNVAVNPASPGFSSFAICQGDVAPTLATTSPNGVIGSWLPMTVDNQNTADYTFTPDAGQCASPETITVTVKSAGSLIDFDWAVTEAFSDNQVITVTPLTVATTRYLYQLDFGPFQDSPVFEEVSYGLHSITVKDEDGCSAPVRRTGLLVVNYPRVFTPNGDGFYDTWNVSTLRTDLTSTIKIFDRYGKFLIEIAPKGNGWDGNYNGRLMPSTDYWFVINYEENGVQKIYRSHFALKR; encoded by the coding sequence ATGAATAAGAATTTTTATCAAGTAGTCATCTTTTCGGTTGTATTGTTTTGCGTGAGTTTTTCCGTGGTTGGCTTACCTATAAAGGGAGTAAGTGCAAAGAGTATTGGGAACACGGTAAAAGAATCCGTTGATGATTTGTTACCGCCTTTGGCACCTGTTGCTAATACACCTGTTTATTACTGTCAGAATGCTACAGCAGTAGCACTTACTGCTACCCCTGATACGGGTAATACGTTAATTTGGTACGGAACCTCTGCTACAGGAGGAACACCTTCTGCAACCGCTCCAACACCATCGACAACAACTGTAGGCTCTTTTTTTTATTATGTAAGTCAGACCGATGGCGCTACTGAAAGCCCTAGAACACAAATAACAGTAAATGTAGTTGCTGATAACGGTGCAATTATCTTAGGTCTTACATGTGATGCAAGCCAAATTGCTGCCGCTGATAAAGCTTCCTCGGTCTTTTTTGATTGGGAAAATAATTCATTAATTTCAAATACCTATAACTATACTTATTCTATTCAAGGCGGAAGTCCCGTGTCAGGCTCTATTATTGTATCACATTTACAAGTATTTGGAATGTTACCCGGGCAAAGTGCTACGATGACATTGACTTCGGCAACGCATCCATGTGTACCAGCGCAAACTTTGACATGTAGTGTACCATGCGGTGCAATATTGATTGCTCCAGATTTTGCGTCAATAGCGGCACTTTGTAGTGGTGATGTAGCTCCTGCTTTGGGTACAACTTCCCCAAACGGAATTGTGGGTACATGGTCGCCGGCTGTTGTGAGTAATACACAGTCTGGTACTTATGTTTTTACACCAAATGCCAACCAATGTGCTAGTTCTCAAAGTTTGAATGTAGCCGTAAATCCAGCTAGCCCAGGGTTTAGTTCTTTTGCAATTTGTCAAGGGGATGTAGCGCCTACATTAGCTACAACATCTCCAAATGGTGTAATAGGAAGTTGGTTACCAATGACTGTAGATAATCAAAATACTGCAGATTATACTTTTACTCCAGATGCTGGTCAGTGTGCTTCACCAGAAACCATTACCGTTACAGTGAAGTCGGCTGGTTCACTAATTGATTTTGATTGGGCGGTAACGGAAGCTTTTTCAGATAATCAAGTAATTACGGTCACTCCTTTAACAGTGGCTACTACTCGTTATTTATATCAGTTAGATTTTGGCCCATTTCAGGATAGCCCTGTCTTTGAGGAAGTATCTTATGGTTTGCATTCGATCACTGTAAAAGATGAAGATGGATGCAGCGCGCCAGTAAGAAGAACGGGACTTTTAGTTGTTAATTATCCTAGAGTTTTCACTCCCAATGGTGATGGTTTTTATGATACGTGGAATGTAAGTACCTTGCGAACAGATCTTACTTCTACTATTAAGATATTTGATCGCTACGGAAAGTTTTTGATCGAAATAGCTCCAAAAGGTAATGGTTGGGATGGGAACTATAACGGTAGGCTAATGCCGTCAACAGATTATTGGTTTGTAATCAATTATGAAGAAAATGGTGTTCAAAAAATAT